The following are encoded together in the Brassica napus cultivar Da-Ae chromosome A9, Da-Ae, whole genome shotgun sequence genome:
- the LOC106441888 gene encoding uncharacterized protein LOC106441888 isoform X11, whose translation MFNEDGVSPLKETIERSFIRPVPPECLNEGVVFKEGSVVDAYFNNGWWTGVIVVERPDGSFLVYFDDPPDIMRFIRSQLRPHADWIGSKWVKSKNKVLSQHMFTRGKLVEMTREISESEKEKIWVRALVITEVRKQGDDRRKFLIKRCTISQNSSDEAEGKHLIVDICKIRPSPPRDLCAEYSLNDYVEVVVTHGWRKGRVTEILLENKYKVYFAATKEDAVFNYTEIRLSMEWLGGGSWIRAHEREFENNAGTPIRPGQDSPSNTLATDEDDTLNDDATKIRSDQESPSITLVLESNEEDKVNDDATEITSSLERHRNTSVLEATEAETQNHETIYGKELPLPHESEDMMDDVATPIIDPQEIPRGETMSESNDKIALPKRISETGTKGVVLQRINKRSNLKLVGKVETLLGKEFKKLEDSFLAPVIKMGRKQKLMVFSRHLIHHLLLRRIDIGEKGLWFTFGEQLMRFSLREFHLTTGLPCVVDKDEDEAETSATKKKKKDPWMNKNQTLNTLLKLLVEKSKELTADQRLRLGATILVEGILMASNPVTSIPEERLLRARNFKEFCKYPWGNLAFDYLLKEVKSFTYAKLTENNQYAICGFIYALQLWALSSVNQLGTFFGISDDGIQFPLCLHWKETKALTIEEVNRFDQMEKVDVKCILGDPGLHSDLVEDVDCEFGRVVDLVKRGYRLKRQDWLNRSVDIAVAEAEVDENNSVPGIDATDQEKIEFLNNKVVSLEERVKYLEGLLNIRGETVKETEKSKETEAATKTKVNGQNADYELDENEVLGVYIDAKRKEIAKRKKNGVRPPREVGHQDEDDVEVEVNEEQPQEEEEQQQEDDTEDDVDDGDKESENPETNEGQTQEEEEQHQEDDAEVNEEQPQEEEEQQEEEDTEDDVDDGDKESENPETNEEQKQEEEEQQQEDDTEVNTDVDVGAKENGSENPVKGSKKRGRKDGEENEDAYEKPVKVTRKSERVTKGGEVNEDASEKPMKGTRKSKRGTKVNISQCIRVYKMLFSIINVTFFIVSSKLKGGEVNEDASEKPMKGTRKSKRGTKVNISLCIMLYKMLFSILYVTFFIVSSKLKDGEENEYAYEKPVKVTRKSERVTKGKKKGVTPPREVQQQVEDHAETNEDGEGNEDASKKHVKFTKKNGRGNKEHNVGTPKSKKQKKQFEKDSADDVIGSVLEDLKNAD comes from the exons ATGTTCAACGAAGATGGTGTAAGTCCTTTGAAGGAAACTATTGAAAGAAGTTTTATTCGGCCAGTCCCGCCAGAGTGTCTGAATGAGGGTGTCGTATTCAAGGAAGGGTCGGTGGTGGATGCTTATTTTAATAATGGTTGGTGGACTGGTGTTATCGTAGTTGAAAGGCCAGATGGTAGTTTTttggtttactttgatgatcCACCAGACATAATGAGATTCATCAGAAGCCAACTGAGACCTCATGCTGATTGGATCGGCTCCAAATGGGTCAAAAGCAAAAACaag GTATTGAGTCAACACATGTTTACGAGAGGGAAGTTGGTGGAAATGACCCGTGAAATTAGTGAAagtgaaaaggaaaaaatttGGGTCCGAGCATTGGTAATTACAGAAGTTCGGAAACAAGGAGATGATAGAAGAAAATTTCTGATCAAAAGATGTACAATCTCACAAAATTCGAGTGATGAAGCGGAAGGAAAACATTTAATAGTTGATATTTGCAAAATAAGGCCATCTCCTCCTCGAGATCTTTGTGCAGAGTACAGTCTGAACGACTATGTTGAAGTGGTTGTTACCCATGGGTGGCGCAAAGGTCGAGTGACGGAAATTCTCCTTGAAAACAAATACAAAGTGTATTTCGCTGCCACAAAAGAGGATGCGGTTTTTAATTATACTGAGATTAGGCTGTCAATGGAGTGGCTAGGTGGTGGTAGTTGGATTCGCGCACATGAG AGAGAATTTGAAAATAATGCTGGCACACCAATCAGACCCGGTCAAGATAGTCCTAGTAACACACTTGCCACCGATGAAGATGATACGTTGAATGATGATGCCACCAAAATCAGATCCGATCAAGAGAGCCCTAGTATCACACTTGTTTTAGAATCCAATGAAGAGGATAAGGTGAATGATGATGCCACAGAAATCACATCCTCTCTCGAGAGACACAGAAACACTTCTGTTTTAGAAGCCACTGAGGCTGAAACACAAAACCATGAAACCATATAT GGAAAGGAGTTACCATTACCTCATGAATCAGAAGATATGATGGATGATGTAGCCACTCCAATCATAGACCCTCAAGAGATTCCACGAG GTGAAACGATGAGTGAGTCTAATGACAAGATTGCTTTGCCAAAAAGAATCTCCGAAACTGGTACAAAAGGAGTCGTATTGCAAAGAATTAACAAGCGCTCCAATCTGAAGTTGGTTGGTAAAGTTGAAACCCTTTTGGGCAAAGAATTCAAGAAGCTTGAAGATTCATTCTTGGCTCCGGTAATTAAGATGGGAAGGAAGCAGAAGCTTATGGTGTTTTCAAGGCATTTGATTCATCACTTACTCTTAAGGAGAATTGATATAGGCGAGAAGGGTTTGTGGTTTACTTTTGGAGAACAACTAATGAGGTTTTCTCTAAGAGAATTCCACTTGACAACGGGTCTGCCTTGTGttgttgataaagatgaagatgaagccgAGACTTCagcaacaaaaaagaagaagaaagatccATGGATGAACAAGAATCAAACTCTAAACACCTTGCTTAAGCTTCTTGTCGAAAAGAGTAAAGAGCTTACTGCTGATCAGAGATTAAGATTGGGAGCTACAATCCTTGTGGAAGGGATATTGATGGCAAGCAATCCGGTGACAAGTATTCCAGAAGAGCGTCTGCTTAGAGCTAGAAATTTCAAAGAGTTTTGCAAGTATCCCTGGGGGAATTTGGCCTTTGATTATTTACTGAAAGAAGTGAAGAGCTTTACCTATGCAAAGCTGACGGAGAATAATCAATACGCGATTTGTGGCTTTATATATGCGCTTCAGCTCTGGGCGTTATCTTCTGTGAATCAACTAGGCACATTCTTTGGTATTAGCGATGATGGAATTCAGTTTCCCTTGTGCTTGCATTGGAAAGAAACCAAAGCGCTTACTATTGAGGAGGTTAACAGATTCGACCAAATGGAGAAG GTTGATGTCAAATGTATCCTTGGAGATCCCGGATTGCATAGCGACTTGGTTGAAGATGTTGACTGTGAATTTGGAAGAGTTGTTGATCTTGTCAAAAGAGGATATCGTTTGAAGAGACAAGATTGGCTCAATAGAAGTGTCGACATTGCCGTTGCTGAAGCTGAAGTGGACGAAAATAATTCTGTTCCTGGGATTGATGCAACTGATCAAGAAAAGATTGAATTCCTCAATAATAAGGTAGTGTCTCTTGAAGAAAGAGTGAAGTACCTTGAAGGTCTTTTGAACATTCGTGGAGAAACTGTGAAG GAAACTGAGAAGTCAAAAGAAACTGAAGCCGCCACAAAAACCAAG GTAAATGGACAGAATGCCGATTATGAACTTGACGAAAATGAAGTTTTAGGAGTTTATATAGATGCCAAAAGAAAGGAAATCGCTaag AGAAAGAAGAATGGTGTAAGACCTCCACGTGAAGTAGGACatcaagatgaagatgatgtaGAAGTCGAAGTCAATGAA gaacaaccacaagaagaagaggaacaacaacaagaagatgATACAGAAGACGATGTGGACGATGGTGATAAAGAGAGTGAAAATCCGGAAACCAATGAA GGACAGACACAAGAGGAAGAGGAACAACACCAAGAGGATGACGCAGAAGTCAATGAA gaacagccacaagaagaagaggaacaacaagaagaagaggatacAGAAGACGATGTGGACGACGGTGATAAAGAGAGTGAAAATCCGGAAACCAATGAA GAACAGAAACAAGAGGAAGAGGAGCAACAACAAGAGGATGACACAGAAGTCAATACAGATGTTGACGTCGGTGCTAAGGAAAATGGATCTGAAAACCCCGTGAAAGGTTCAAAGAAACGTGGAAGAAAG GATGGAGAAGAAAATGAGGATGCATATGAAAAGCCCGTGAAGGTTACAAGGAAAAGTGAAAGAGTAACTAAG GGTGGAGAAGTAAATGAGGATGCATCTGAAAAGCCCATGAAGGGTACAAGGAAAAGTAAAAGAGGAACTAAGGTGAATATCTCTCAGtgtataagggtttataaaatgcTGTTTAGTATAATCAatgtaactttttttattgtgtCATCAAAATTGAAGGGTGGAGAAGTAAATGAGGATGCATCTGAAAAGCCCATGAAGGGTACAAGGAAAAGTAAAAGAGGAACTAAGGTGAATATCTCTCTGTGTATAATGCTTTATAAAATGTTGTTTAGTATACTCtatgtaactttttttattgtgtCATCAAAATTGAAGGATGGAGAAGAAAATGAGTATGCATATGAAAAGCCCGTGAAGGTTACAAGGAAAAGTGAAAGAGTAACTAAG GGAAAGAAGAAAGGTGTAACACCCCCACGTGAAGTACAACAACAAGTAGAAGATCATGCAGAAACCAATGAA GATGGAGAAGGGAATGAGGATGCATCTAAAAAGCACGTGAAGTTTACAAAGAAGAATGGAAGAGGAAATAAG GAACACAATGTTGGCACCCCCAAAtcgaaaaaacaaaagaaacaatttGAGAAAGATTCAGCTGATGATGTGATAGGAAGTGTTTTGGAAGATCTTAAAAATGCCGATTAG
- the LOC106441888 gene encoding uncharacterized protein LOC106441888 isoform X4, translating into MFNEDGVSPLKETIERSFIRPVPPECLNEGVVFKEGSVVDAYFNNGWWTGVIVVERPDGSFLVYFDDPPDIMRFIRSQLRPHADWIGSKWVKSKNKVLSQHMFTRGKLVEMTREISESEKEKIWVRALVITEVRKQGDDRRKFLIKRCTISQNSSDEAEGKHLIVDICKIRPSPPRDLCAEYSLNDYVEVVVTHGWRKGRVTEILLENKYKVYFAATKEDAVFNYTEIRLSMEWLGGGSWIRAHEREFENNAGTPIRPGQDSPSNTLATDEDDTLNDDATKIRSDQESPSITLVLESNEEDKVNDDATEITSSLERHRNTSVLEATEAETQNHETIYGKELPLPHESEDMMDDVATPIIDPQEIPRGETMSESNDKIALPKRISETGTKGVVLQRINKRSNLKLVGKVETLLGKEFKKLEDSFLAPVIKMGRKQKLMVFSRHLIHHLLLRRIDIGEKGLWFTFGEQLMRFSLREFHLTTGLPCVVDKDEDEAETSATKKKKKDPWMNKNQTLNTLLKLLVEKSKELTADQRLRLGATILVEGILMASNPVTSIPEERLLRARNFKEFCKYPWGNLAFDYLLKEVKSFTYAKLTENNQYAICGFIYALQLWALSSVNQLGTFFGISDDGIQFPLCLHWKETKALTIEEVNRFDQMEKVDVKCILGDPGLHSDLVEDVDCEFGRVVDLVKRGYRLKRQDWLNRSVDIAVAEAEVDENNSVPGIDATDQEKIEFLNNKVVSLEERVKYLEGLLNIRGETVKETEKSKETEAATKTKVNGQNADYELDENEVLGVYIDAKRKEIAKRKKNGVRPPREVGHQDEDDVEVEVNEEQPQEEEEQQQEDDTEDDVDDGDKESENPETNEGQTQEEEEQHQEDDAEVNEEQPQEEEEQQEEEDTEDDVDDGDKESENPETNEEQKQEEEEQQQEDDTEVNTDVDVGAKENGSENPVKGSKKRGRKVNISQCIRVYKMLFSIIYVTFFIVSSKLKDGEENEDAYEKPVKVTRKSERVTKVNISLCIMLYKMLFSIINVTFFIVSSKLKGGEVNEDASEKPMKGTRKSKRGTKVNISQCIRVYKMLFSIINVTFFIVSSKLKGGEVNEDASEKPMKGTRKSKRGTKDGEENEYAYEKPVKVTRKSERVTKGKKKGVTPPREVQQQVEDHAETNEDGEGNEDASKKHVKFTKKNGRGNKEHNVGTPKSKKQKKQFEKDSADDVIGSVLEDLKNAD; encoded by the exons ATGTTCAACGAAGATGGTGTAAGTCCTTTGAAGGAAACTATTGAAAGAAGTTTTATTCGGCCAGTCCCGCCAGAGTGTCTGAATGAGGGTGTCGTATTCAAGGAAGGGTCGGTGGTGGATGCTTATTTTAATAATGGTTGGTGGACTGGTGTTATCGTAGTTGAAAGGCCAGATGGTAGTTTTttggtttactttgatgatcCACCAGACATAATGAGATTCATCAGAAGCCAACTGAGACCTCATGCTGATTGGATCGGCTCCAAATGGGTCAAAAGCAAAAACaag GTATTGAGTCAACACATGTTTACGAGAGGGAAGTTGGTGGAAATGACCCGTGAAATTAGTGAAagtgaaaaggaaaaaatttGGGTCCGAGCATTGGTAATTACAGAAGTTCGGAAACAAGGAGATGATAGAAGAAAATTTCTGATCAAAAGATGTACAATCTCACAAAATTCGAGTGATGAAGCGGAAGGAAAACATTTAATAGTTGATATTTGCAAAATAAGGCCATCTCCTCCTCGAGATCTTTGTGCAGAGTACAGTCTGAACGACTATGTTGAAGTGGTTGTTACCCATGGGTGGCGCAAAGGTCGAGTGACGGAAATTCTCCTTGAAAACAAATACAAAGTGTATTTCGCTGCCACAAAAGAGGATGCGGTTTTTAATTATACTGAGATTAGGCTGTCAATGGAGTGGCTAGGTGGTGGTAGTTGGATTCGCGCACATGAG AGAGAATTTGAAAATAATGCTGGCACACCAATCAGACCCGGTCAAGATAGTCCTAGTAACACACTTGCCACCGATGAAGATGATACGTTGAATGATGATGCCACCAAAATCAGATCCGATCAAGAGAGCCCTAGTATCACACTTGTTTTAGAATCCAATGAAGAGGATAAGGTGAATGATGATGCCACAGAAATCACATCCTCTCTCGAGAGACACAGAAACACTTCTGTTTTAGAAGCCACTGAGGCTGAAACACAAAACCATGAAACCATATAT GGAAAGGAGTTACCATTACCTCATGAATCAGAAGATATGATGGATGATGTAGCCACTCCAATCATAGACCCTCAAGAGATTCCACGAG GTGAAACGATGAGTGAGTCTAATGACAAGATTGCTTTGCCAAAAAGAATCTCCGAAACTGGTACAAAAGGAGTCGTATTGCAAAGAATTAACAAGCGCTCCAATCTGAAGTTGGTTGGTAAAGTTGAAACCCTTTTGGGCAAAGAATTCAAGAAGCTTGAAGATTCATTCTTGGCTCCGGTAATTAAGATGGGAAGGAAGCAGAAGCTTATGGTGTTTTCAAGGCATTTGATTCATCACTTACTCTTAAGGAGAATTGATATAGGCGAGAAGGGTTTGTGGTTTACTTTTGGAGAACAACTAATGAGGTTTTCTCTAAGAGAATTCCACTTGACAACGGGTCTGCCTTGTGttgttgataaagatgaagatgaagccgAGACTTCagcaacaaaaaagaagaagaaagatccATGGATGAACAAGAATCAAACTCTAAACACCTTGCTTAAGCTTCTTGTCGAAAAGAGTAAAGAGCTTACTGCTGATCAGAGATTAAGATTGGGAGCTACAATCCTTGTGGAAGGGATATTGATGGCAAGCAATCCGGTGACAAGTATTCCAGAAGAGCGTCTGCTTAGAGCTAGAAATTTCAAAGAGTTTTGCAAGTATCCCTGGGGGAATTTGGCCTTTGATTATTTACTGAAAGAAGTGAAGAGCTTTACCTATGCAAAGCTGACGGAGAATAATCAATACGCGATTTGTGGCTTTATATATGCGCTTCAGCTCTGGGCGTTATCTTCTGTGAATCAACTAGGCACATTCTTTGGTATTAGCGATGATGGAATTCAGTTTCCCTTGTGCTTGCATTGGAAAGAAACCAAAGCGCTTACTATTGAGGAGGTTAACAGATTCGACCAAATGGAGAAG GTTGATGTCAAATGTATCCTTGGAGATCCCGGATTGCATAGCGACTTGGTTGAAGATGTTGACTGTGAATTTGGAAGAGTTGTTGATCTTGTCAAAAGAGGATATCGTTTGAAGAGACAAGATTGGCTCAATAGAAGTGTCGACATTGCCGTTGCTGAAGCTGAAGTGGACGAAAATAATTCTGTTCCTGGGATTGATGCAACTGATCAAGAAAAGATTGAATTCCTCAATAATAAGGTAGTGTCTCTTGAAGAAAGAGTGAAGTACCTTGAAGGTCTTTTGAACATTCGTGGAGAAACTGTGAAG GAAACTGAGAAGTCAAAAGAAACTGAAGCCGCCACAAAAACCAAG GTAAATGGACAGAATGCCGATTATGAACTTGACGAAAATGAAGTTTTAGGAGTTTATATAGATGCCAAAAGAAAGGAAATCGCTaag AGAAAGAAGAATGGTGTAAGACCTCCACGTGAAGTAGGACatcaagatgaagatgatgtaGAAGTCGAAGTCAATGAA gaacaaccacaagaagaagaggaacaacaacaagaagatgATACAGAAGACGATGTGGACGATGGTGATAAAGAGAGTGAAAATCCGGAAACCAATGAA GGACAGACACAAGAGGAAGAGGAACAACACCAAGAGGATGACGCAGAAGTCAATGAA gaacagccacaagaagaagaggaacaacaagaagaagaggatacAGAAGACGATGTGGACGACGGTGATAAAGAGAGTGAAAATCCGGAAACCAATGAA GAACAGAAACAAGAGGAAGAGGAGCAACAACAAGAGGATGACACAGAAGTCAATACAGATGTTGACGTCGGTGCTAAGGAAAATGGATCTGAAAACCCCGTGAAAGGTTCAAAGAAACGTGGAAGAAAGGTAAATATCTCTCAGtgtataagggtttataaaatgtTGTTTAGTATAATCtatgtaactttttttattgtgtCATCAAAATTGAAGGATGGAGAAGAAAATGAGGATGCATATGAAAAGCCCGTGAAGGTTACAAGGAAAAGTGAAAGAGTAACTAAGGTAAATATCTCTCTGTGTATAATGCTTTATAAAATGCTGTTTAGTATAATCAatgtaactttttttattgtgtCATCAAAATTGAAGGGTGGAGAAGTAAATGAGGATGCATCTGAAAAGCCCATGAAGGGTACAAGGAAAAGTAAAAGAGGAACTAAGGTGAATATCTCTCAGtgtataagggtttataaaatgcTGTTTAGTATAATCAatgtaactttttttattgtgtCATCAAAATTGAAGGGTGGAGAAGTAAATGAGGATGCATCTGAAAAGCCCATGAAGGGTACAAGGAAAAGTAAAAGAGGAACTAAG GATGGAGAAGAAAATGAGTATGCATATGAAAAGCCCGTGAAGGTTACAAGGAAAAGTGAAAGAGTAACTAAG GGAAAGAAGAAAGGTGTAACACCCCCACGTGAAGTACAACAACAAGTAGAAGATCATGCAGAAACCAATGAA GATGGAGAAGGGAATGAGGATGCATCTAAAAAGCACGTGAAGTTTACAAAGAAGAATGGAAGAGGAAATAAG GAACACAATGTTGGCACCCCCAAAtcgaaaaaacaaaagaaacaatttGAGAAAGATTCAGCTGATGATGTGATAGGAAGTGTTTTGGAAGATCTTAAAAATGCCGATTAG
- the LOC106441888 gene encoding uncharacterized protein LOC106441888 isoform X15, which yields MFNEDGVSPLKETIERSFIRPVPPECLNEGVVFKEGSVVDAYFNNGWWTGVIVVERPDGSFLVYFDDPPDIMRFIRSQLRPHADWIGSKWVKSKNKVLSQHMFTRGKLVEMTREISESEKEKIWVRALVITEVRKQGDDRRKFLIKRCTISQNSSDEAEGKHLIVDICKIRPSPPRDLCAEYSLNDYVEVVVTHGWRKGRVTEILLENKYKVYFAATKEDAVFNYTEIRLSMEWLGGGSWIRAHEREFENNAGTPIRPGQDSPSNTLATDEDDTLNDDATKIRSDQESPSITLVLESNEEDKVNDDATEITSSLERHRNTSVLEATEAETQNHETIYGKELPLPHESEDMMDDVATPIIDPQEIPRGETMSESNDKIALPKRISETGTKGVVLQRINKRSNLKLVGKVETLLGKEFKKLEDSFLAPVIKMGRKQKLMVFSRHLIHHLLLRRIDIGEKGLWFTFGEQLMRFSLREFHLTTGLPCVVDKDEDEAETSATKKKKKDPWMNKNQTLNTLLKLLVEKSKELTADQRLRLGATILVEGILMASNPVTSIPEERLLRARNFKEFCKYPWGNLAFDYLLKEVKSFTYAKLTENNQYAICGFIYALQLWALSSVNQLGTFFGISDDGIQFPLCLHWKETKALTIEEVNRFDQMEKVDVKCILGDPGLHSDLVEDVDCEFGRVVDLVKRGYRLKRQDWLNRSVDIAVAEAEVDENNSVPGIDATDQEKIEFLNNKVVSLEERVKYLEGLLNIRGETVKETEKSKETEAATKTKVNGQNADYELDENEVLGVYIDAKRKEIAKRKKNGVRPPREVGHQDEDDVEVEVNEEQPQEEEEQQQEDDTEDDVDDGDKESENPETNEGQTQEEEEQHQEDDAEVNEEQPQEEEEQQEEEDTEDDVDDGDKESENPETNEEQKQEEEEQQQEDDTEVNTDVDVGAKENGSENPVKGSKKRGRKVNISQCIRVYKMLFSIIYVTFFIVSSKLKDGEENEDAYEKPVKVTRKSERVTKVNISLCIMLYKMLFSIINVTFFIVSSKLKGGEVNEDASEKPMKGTRKSKRGTKDGEENEYAYEKPVKVTRKSERVTKGKKKGVTPPREVQQQVEDHAETNEDGEGNEDASKKHVKFTKKNGRGNKEHNVGTPKSKKQKKQFEKDSADDVIGSVLEDLKNAD from the exons ATGTTCAACGAAGATGGTGTAAGTCCTTTGAAGGAAACTATTGAAAGAAGTTTTATTCGGCCAGTCCCGCCAGAGTGTCTGAATGAGGGTGTCGTATTCAAGGAAGGGTCGGTGGTGGATGCTTATTTTAATAATGGTTGGTGGACTGGTGTTATCGTAGTTGAAAGGCCAGATGGTAGTTTTttggtttactttgatgatcCACCAGACATAATGAGATTCATCAGAAGCCAACTGAGACCTCATGCTGATTGGATCGGCTCCAAATGGGTCAAAAGCAAAAACaag GTATTGAGTCAACACATGTTTACGAGAGGGAAGTTGGTGGAAATGACCCGTGAAATTAGTGAAagtgaaaaggaaaaaatttGGGTCCGAGCATTGGTAATTACAGAAGTTCGGAAACAAGGAGATGATAGAAGAAAATTTCTGATCAAAAGATGTACAATCTCACAAAATTCGAGTGATGAAGCGGAAGGAAAACATTTAATAGTTGATATTTGCAAAATAAGGCCATCTCCTCCTCGAGATCTTTGTGCAGAGTACAGTCTGAACGACTATGTTGAAGTGGTTGTTACCCATGGGTGGCGCAAAGGTCGAGTGACGGAAATTCTCCTTGAAAACAAATACAAAGTGTATTTCGCTGCCACAAAAGAGGATGCGGTTTTTAATTATACTGAGATTAGGCTGTCAATGGAGTGGCTAGGTGGTGGTAGTTGGATTCGCGCACATGAG AGAGAATTTGAAAATAATGCTGGCACACCAATCAGACCCGGTCAAGATAGTCCTAGTAACACACTTGCCACCGATGAAGATGATACGTTGAATGATGATGCCACCAAAATCAGATCCGATCAAGAGAGCCCTAGTATCACACTTGTTTTAGAATCCAATGAAGAGGATAAGGTGAATGATGATGCCACAGAAATCACATCCTCTCTCGAGAGACACAGAAACACTTCTGTTTTAGAAGCCACTGAGGCTGAAACACAAAACCATGAAACCATATAT GGAAAGGAGTTACCATTACCTCATGAATCAGAAGATATGATGGATGATGTAGCCACTCCAATCATAGACCCTCAAGAGATTCCACGAG GTGAAACGATGAGTGAGTCTAATGACAAGATTGCTTTGCCAAAAAGAATCTCCGAAACTGGTACAAAAGGAGTCGTATTGCAAAGAATTAACAAGCGCTCCAATCTGAAGTTGGTTGGTAAAGTTGAAACCCTTTTGGGCAAAGAATTCAAGAAGCTTGAAGATTCATTCTTGGCTCCGGTAATTAAGATGGGAAGGAAGCAGAAGCTTATGGTGTTTTCAAGGCATTTGATTCATCACTTACTCTTAAGGAGAATTGATATAGGCGAGAAGGGTTTGTGGTTTACTTTTGGAGAACAACTAATGAGGTTTTCTCTAAGAGAATTCCACTTGACAACGGGTCTGCCTTGTGttgttgataaagatgaagatgaagccgAGACTTCagcaacaaaaaagaagaagaaagatccATGGATGAACAAGAATCAAACTCTAAACACCTTGCTTAAGCTTCTTGTCGAAAAGAGTAAAGAGCTTACTGCTGATCAGAGATTAAGATTGGGAGCTACAATCCTTGTGGAAGGGATATTGATGGCAAGCAATCCGGTGACAAGTATTCCAGAAGAGCGTCTGCTTAGAGCTAGAAATTTCAAAGAGTTTTGCAAGTATCCCTGGGGGAATTTGGCCTTTGATTATTTACTGAAAGAAGTGAAGAGCTTTACCTATGCAAAGCTGACGGAGAATAATCAATACGCGATTTGTGGCTTTATATATGCGCTTCAGCTCTGGGCGTTATCTTCTGTGAATCAACTAGGCACATTCTTTGGTATTAGCGATGATGGAATTCAGTTTCCCTTGTGCTTGCATTGGAAAGAAACCAAAGCGCTTACTATTGAGGAGGTTAACAGATTCGACCAAATGGAGAAG GTTGATGTCAAATGTATCCTTGGAGATCCCGGATTGCATAGCGACTTGGTTGAAGATGTTGACTGTGAATTTGGAAGAGTTGTTGATCTTGTCAAAAGAGGATATCGTTTGAAGAGACAAGATTGGCTCAATAGAAGTGTCGACATTGCCGTTGCTGAAGCTGAAGTGGACGAAAATAATTCTGTTCCTGGGATTGATGCAACTGATCAAGAAAAGATTGAATTCCTCAATAATAAGGTAGTGTCTCTTGAAGAAAGAGTGAAGTACCTTGAAGGTCTTTTGAACATTCGTGGAGAAACTGTGAAG GAAACTGAGAAGTCAAAAGAAACTGAAGCCGCCACAAAAACCAAG GTAAATGGACAGAATGCCGATTATGAACTTGACGAAAATGAAGTTTTAGGAGTTTATATAGATGCCAAAAGAAAGGAAATCGCTaag AGAAAGAAGAATGGTGTAAGACCTCCACGTGAAGTAGGACatcaagatgaagatgatgtaGAAGTCGAAGTCAATGAA gaacaaccacaagaagaagaggaacaacaacaagaagatgATACAGAAGACGATGTGGACGATGGTGATAAAGAGAGTGAAAATCCGGAAACCAATGAA GGACAGACACAAGAGGAAGAGGAACAACACCAAGAGGATGACGCAGAAGTCAATGAA gaacagccacaagaagaagaggaacaacaagaagaagaggatacAGAAGACGATGTGGACGACGGTGATAAAGAGAGTGAAAATCCGGAAACCAATGAA GAACAGAAACAAGAGGAAGAGGAGCAACAACAAGAGGATGACACAGAAGTCAATACAGATGTTGACGTCGGTGCTAAGGAAAATGGATCTGAAAACCCCGTGAAAGGTTCAAAGAAACGTGGAAGAAAGGTAAATATCTCTCAGtgtataagggtttataaaatgtTGTTTAGTATAATCtatgtaactttttttattgtgtCATCAAAATTGAAGGATGGAGAAGAAAATGAGGATGCATATGAAAAGCCCGTGAAGGTTACAAGGAAAAGTGAAAGAGTAACTAAGGTAAATATCTCTCTGTGTATAATGCTTTATAAAATGCTGTTTAGTATAATCAatgtaactttttttattgtgtCATCAAAATTGAAGGGTGGAGAAGTAAATGAGGATGCATCTGAAAAGCCCATGAAGGGTACAAGGAAAAGTAAAAGAGGAACTAAG GATGGAGAAGAAAATGAGTATGCATATGAAAAGCCCGTGAAGGTTACAAGGAAAAGTGAAAGAGTAACTAAG GGAAAGAAGAAAGGTGTAACACCCCCACGTGAAGTACAACAACAAGTAGAAGATCATGCAGAAACCAATGAA GATGGAGAAGGGAATGAGGATGCATCTAAAAAGCACGTGAAGTTTACAAAGAAGAATGGAAGAGGAAATAAG GAACACAATGTTGGCACCCCCAAAtcgaaaaaacaaaagaaacaatttGAGAAAGATTCAGCTGATGATGTGATAGGAAGTGTTTTGGAAGATCTTAAAAATGCCGATTAG